ggagatcgagaccatcctggctaacacagcgaaaccctgtctctactaaaaatacaaaaaaattagctgggcgtagtggccagcgcctgtagccccagctacttgggaggctaaggcaggagaatggcgtgaacccggaggcggagcttgcagtgagccaagatcgtaccaccgcactccagcctgggtgactgagcaagacgctgtctcaaaaaaagaaaaagaaaaaaaaagaaaacctgccaactgggtgcagtggctcacgcctgtaatcccagcagtttaggaggctgaggtgggcagatcatgaggtcaagagatcaagaccatcctggccaacatgctaaaactgcgtctctactaaaagtacaaaaaattagctgggcttggtggcgcatgcctgtaatcccagctacttaggaggctgaggcaggagaatcgcttgaacctgggaggcggaggttgcagtgagccaagattgtgccactgcactccagcctggcgacagaacaagactccatctaaaacaaacaacaaaaaaagaaacttgcctaacccaaggtcaaGAAAACTTCCCCGTTTCATTCTAATAATtcataattttagcttttatttattttatttatttatttatttgagacggagtctcactctgtggcccaggctggagtgcagtgacacatctcaggctgactgcaacctccgcttcccaggctcaagcgattcacatgcctaagcctcctgagtagctggaattacaggcatgcgccaccacagccagctaatttttgtatttttagtagagacggggtttcaccatgttggccagactggtctcagacttctgacctcatgatctacccacctcggcctcccaaagtgctgggattacagacatgccaccgcacctggccagttttagcttttacatttaggtctttgatctcTTAAGTTAGTTTTTGCCTATGGTATGAGGTGTAGAGATCAAAATTAATAATCTTGCAcgtggatattcagttgtccaACCACCACTCGTTGAAGAGGCtgttcttttcccattgaattgtcttggcacccttgtcaaaagtCAATTGACCAGAgatatatgggtttatttctggattctcaatcCATTCCTTTGATCAATATGTTGATCCTTAGGCCACTACCACAGTTTTGATTACCATaattttgtagtaagttttgaaatcaggaagtgtcaATTCTCCAGctttggtttctctttttcttttttgagacggggtctcactctgtcacccagggtggagtgcagtgcagtggagcaatcttggttcactgcaacctccagcaaTCCTTTTACCCCAGCCCCCTGAGCAGCATGTGCTACCAgttctggctagtttttgtatttttggtagagatggggcttcaccatgtttcgcaggctggtcgcaaactcctgaactcaagcaatccgcctgccttggcctcccaaagtgctgggattacaggtgtgagccaccatgcccggtctgttctttttcaagattgctttggctatttgaggtccTTTGCAATTTCTTGTGAACTTTAGGATCAGCCTTTTGGGTTCTGagttttttattgagtctattatCAAAGACGAGAAGGTTGGCTTTTGTTCCTCCTCCTATGATTTTCCTAACACAGGTTTCTGTACCTAAGTATGTGCTGAGTGGCCAGCAGACAGCTATATAGTCATGTGCTTATCGTGACATTTCAGTCAGTAGCAGACCGCGTATGTAACAATGGCCCCATAAGAtgataataccatatttttactgtaccttttttttttttttttttttgagatggagtctcgctctgtcgccccggctggagtgcaatggccggatctcagctcactacaagctccgcctcccgggtttacaccattctcctgcctcagcctcccgagtagctgggactacaggcgcctgccacctcgcccggctagttttttgtattttttagtagagacggggtttcgccgtgttagccaggatggtcttgatctcctgacctcatgatccacccgtctcggcctcccaaagtgctgggattacaggcttgagccaccacgcccggccgcatttttttttttttttttttttttgagacgaagtctcgctcagtcgcccgggttgtagtggcacgatctcagctcactgcaacctccgcctccagggttcaaacgattctcctgcctcagcctcctgagtagctgggattacaggcgggcaccactacacccagctaatttttgtatttttagtagagacgggctttcaccatgttggttggccaggatggtcttgatctcttgacctcattatctgcccacctcagcctcccaaagtactgggattacaggcgtgagccgccgcgcccggcctttactgtaccttttctatgtttaggtaagTATAGATACATCTGCTGAACCATTATGTTAGAATTGCCTACAGCTGGCTAAGCACggtagctcatgtctataatcccaggactttgggaggctgaggcagaaggatcgcatgagcctaggagtttgagaccggcctgggcaacatagtgagacccctatctctacaagaagttaaaaaaaaaaaaatagtagccagatgtggtggcatgcacctgtggtcctagctactcgggaggctgaggtgggagaatcatttaagcccaggttgatgctgcagtgagctgtgatggcgccaccgcactccagcctaggcaacacagcgagaccctgcctctcaaaaaaaaaaaaaaaaattgcctccagcattcagtacagtaacatgctgtacaggtttgtagcctaggagcaataggctgtacaaCATCGTCTGGGTGTGTTGTAGGCTGTAGTGTCTAGAtttatgtaagtacactctgtgatgttcacacaatgaaatCACCCAATGAcgtatttctcagaatgtatctccatcattaagtgatgcatgattatattttgtttgtttcatcttcTAGGTGAACAACTTTGTGATCTTTGAAGGCTTCTTTGCCCATCAACATCGTAAGTTCTCTCACCTTTTGTTGGTCATGTAGTCGgggtgagggaaaggaaagagctgGACTTTTGGTCCTGCCGGCCCCTCACTGAGGGATCCCGCCGCTTCCTTCCTCACAGGGCCCCCTGCTCCCTCTCTGAGGGCAACTCGACACTCTCGTGCTGCTGCAATCGATCCCACGCCCACTGGTAAAGCCTGTATTGAAGGGGTGGAACTGTAGTGCAGTGATGGCTACTTAATCTAGACACCACGGGGTACAGTGCCATCTGTGGGCAACCCAAGCCTCCAGCAGTCATGCCTGTTGCCTTTGCCCTCATGGGAGCTCAGTGCATTTTATATTTGGCAAGACTTTTAACTAAGCAAGCTCACTGGGAGCCTGTTTGACAACTGATATCAATGGACCCTCTTGCTAGTTCAGATCCATCAACATAGGCCAGAGTCAGGCTCCTTTGTAAACCCCAGGCTTCTGTCAGCCAACTGAGGGACACACTGGTGCAAACAGCCCTTCCATTTGCAGTCAAATAGTGATACAAATGGCCCAAAATTTAAATGTTAGTTTTAGAAGATAACACTCAGAATTTATAACATTTCCAACCAGATAATGAAATTGATATGGGGAAACCAAACCTCAGAGGCACTAAAATGTTGTCCAGATTCCCCATcccgtacacacacacacacgctcatacTTACTGACAGTCGGAGCcccactccttcctcttcctcaccaCCTCCACCTTACCAACTTCTGACGGCTGTACAGTGCTTGCTTGCACAGAAGAGCCCCCTTCCTGAGCTGGCTCTGTGGCCAGGAATGGGAATTACCACCATCCAAAGAGCAGTCTGTAACCAGCTATGAGCATCACAGTGTCAGGCACTGAGAGGCACCTCAACTCGCTTTGGTTTCCAAGGCTTCTCCCATTTAGCTCACGCAGAACCACAGGCTGTGAAACAGAGTGAGGGCCAACAAGGATGGTGAGGACTCAGGCCTGCAGGGGAGGGTGCTGTGGATAAAGCTTAAGTGAATTTGCTGAGAAGTCTTTCATTTGCCACCCATACATGGTAGAGAATCTCTTGAGAGGGAAAGCCAGGAGCAAGGAGAAAAGTGAGGAAGGGGAGGCTGAACTTTGGACATAATATCAGCCTGTTTACTCTGATAGCTCCTTTTCAGATGcccatatttattttctcctcatcctcatcctttttttttttaacctaataaaACTTCAGTCTCTTCCCATTTTCAGTATAGGAAGGAGAGATTCTGGCCTCCTTCCAAACCTCCCCTGACCTCTCCAGAGCAATTCCTGATTAACCAAGGGCTTTGTCCATCTCATCCAGAGGAACCCAGGGTCCTTGTTGGCCCGGCTGGGACCATTCCACTGCCCCAGAATCCCAGGGGGCCGTGACAGCACCCACTGACAGTAAGAGCTCGCTCCCCTTTGCTGCCCTTCTCCTGCATCTCCCAGGCCCCCGGAGTCTCCCCTTAGATCTTTCTCCCTAGCTCTGTGTTTGGCCTACTCCTTCTGGCTCTCCTCAAAAGTGTTCCACATTCCCCTCAAATTCCCTTTTGGTGTGCTGGCATTGCCATGGTGCTGCTCCTGCAAGTTCCCAGGAGGAACTGTGGTGTCAGGGAGCAGAGGTTTGGGGTTGTGGGCTAGTGGCTGGGCGGAGGAGTGCAAAGTATGTCTTCTTACACTTACCCTGCCTGTGTCCCCTCCACTACCAGCTCCAGCAAGGAAGCTGCCACCCAAGAGAGCAGAGGGAGACATCAAGCCATACTCCTCTAGTGACCGAGAATGTAAGAGGGGCAAGGGTTGGGTATCTGGGCCTGGGGGACCTTAAACAAGGGAAGAGAATGTTCAGGGGACCCAGGGGAAGGATTTGTTCTTTCTAAAGACTCAGATttcttgggccaggtgtggtggctcatgcctgtaatcccagcactttgagaggccaaggcgggcagatcacctgagtccaggagttcaagaacagcctggccaacatggtgaaaccctgtctctactaaaaatacaaaaattagctgggcgcagtggcacgtgcctgtaatcccagctacttgggaggctgaggcaggagaatggcttgaatctgggaggcagaagttgcagtgagccaagattgtgccactgcactccagcttgggtgacagagcgagactccgtctcaaaaaagaaaaaaaaaaaaaagactcagatttctttttctacCCAAACCTTTACTGTCATGACTCTctgtcttccctcttttttcttctttttctgtcttgctCTTCGTTCTCCCTGTCCCCAGTTCTGAAGGTAGCTGTGGAGCCTCCTTGGCCCCTAAACAGGGCCCCTCGCCGTGCCACACCTCCAGCCCACCCACCCCCCCGATCCAGCAGCCTGGGAAACTCACCAGAACGAGGTCCCCTCCGCCCCTTTGTGCCAGAGCAGGAGCTGCTGCGTTCCTTGCGCCTCTGCCCCCCACACCCTACCGCCCGCCTTCTGCTGGCTGCTGACCCTGGGGGCAGCCCAGCCCAACGTCGTCGCACCAGGTAATAGGAGTTGAAGGGGTAAGGAGCCTCACAGCTATCAAAGAGGAtgttagaaatgacaaaggttaATTTGAATCCATCAGAGAGATGGATCAGTAAGATGGGTGGATTGGGGAGGTCCTGAAACCTTTCACGAAAAATATTTGTGCAAGtgatctgggaaaaaaaatacagtgaaggAGCAGAATAGGACCTTATATGGAGCCTAGGGACCCTGGCTTTAATGTGAGAGTTGTGTGGAACAGTAGCAAGGACACCAAGATCCATCGAGTTGGGGGAACGGAGCCTTCTAAGATTGGGGAAATCTTTGCATAATACTTGCTGGGGAAGGGGCAGTGTCTGACACAGAGTGGGGAGCCACTGGCTTGTGTGCCAAGAGTCCATCGCAGCAGGCAGGGAGTGGGCATTTCCTTGATTTCTCTCCCTGGCTTTCTCTTCACCTCTgacttctctgtttttctctccccccctcccccgcccatTTCTCCACTCCCTTCCTCCCATCCATAACATCCTTCCACAGCTCCCTTCCCCGCTCTGAGGAGAGTCGATACTGACAGCTaccctctcccttccctgggAGACCTGGGGTGGGCAGAGACCCCCTCCCTGAGAACCTCAGACCCACTCTTCCATTGCATCCTGTAGGACCCAGTGGAACCTGACAGAGCCCATAGGATTCCCTCTTCTACTTTCTTAGATAATAGGGATGTCAGGGTCTCAAATTGCCTAATACTTTGTAGCTTTTCTTACCACAAAAGCACCCCTTCTGTCCTAGCTTGGGCTCTGAATACTTTCCCCACAGACAGCCTGATCTGTTGCCAGACCTCTTGGTTGGATGGCTCATACATTCATCTAGAGAAGCACATTCTTGCTTGCTGTCAAACTTTAGAACACCATGGAAGGTCTAAGGGCGTCCTGTGTCAGGGAAACTTTTTAAGGAATTTTATCCATGGGATAAACCCCATATTCCCTCTAGTGTCTACAGGTGGCTCTAATACTGCTTTGTGCTGCCTGCCACACTTGCCCTTTGAGCCTGCAAATGGCCGCCAGTGAGCAAGCTCTGCTTCAGAGCAGTCTAGTTAGGTAGAACAGGGACTTACCAGCTTCCCAAAGGGATCTACTCAACATTGCCAAACTCTTCATTTCCACACTTTGTGTAGGTGTCAGGGAACCCCAAACTGGTGTTGCTTTGGGGTCTCTAAAGGAGACTGGCTGACACCACCATTTCCCCCAGATCCAGATTCTCTGAGGGAGGTTGTTTCTTGAGAGTAGATCCAGAGTCTCGAGGATCTGTTAGATCCTGGAATCCCCTCTTGCATCCATCCCTCCCTGGTAGCTAGATGCTGATATACTCCTGTCTTGTGAGATTGTCGAGATAAGATGGGGGACCACTCTTCCTctgtccttcctctctccttttctccataGCAAGGATGACCTTCCCTGCTCCATGCCCAGAGTATAGCTAGATCCCTTCCCCTCCCTACCCTTTGAATGTGTGCTAGATCAGGTACCCCACTGTGTTTCCTGAAATCCTTGGGAGCCGGATCTCCCCCTCTCCCCTACtcactcttcccttttcttctccctctccgtGTTGTCTGAATAAAGTGtgaattcttttgtgttttctaaattgacattttcaatgaaaaaaagaatcacaaaaaaGTTGTCAGCCTCATTTGTGCGTCACCCCTTATTTTCCTGGGACCTCAGGACCTCTGTCCCTCTCATTTCTAGATCTGCACATCTTTTACCCAGGAGCCTCAGAGTTCCCGGGTCTGGTGTCTGCCTATCCCCATCTGCACTGTTAGTCCTCCTGCAGATTCTGTGTCTCCTTTCATGTAGGTGCTGGATCCCTGTGTGTGGGCTTCTGTATCTACTTCCTCAttccctccaggaacctccagcTCTCCCTAGTGACTTCTACCCTTTACTCTGGGCCAGCCTTTGCCGAGATGTCAACACCTCTGGATCCACTAATTACCTCCTGCCTGCTGTATTCCTCTTCCCTCTCTGATTACCTGATGTCTGCTCCACTAAACCGCTGGATCTCTCTCAAGACAAACCCTTACCTCCATTGAGAGTGTAACACAATCTGTCACCCTATTTACAGAGGcccccttccttttcctcctaaaTTCAAAATTCAGCTTGTCACTTCCTATTTCCCTCTGGTctaaggaatcttttttttctttttttgagatggagtcttgctctattgccagactggagtgcaggggcacaatcttggctcactgcaacctccacctcctgggttcaagcgattctcctgcctcagcctcctgagtagctgggattacaggagtacaccactgtgcccagctagtttttgtatttttagtagagacggggtttcaccatgttggccaggatggtcttgatctcctgatcgtgtgatccgcctgccttggcctcccaaagtgctgggattacaggcataagccaccgcacctagcctggTCTAAGGAATCTTATACTTAAGGTAACCCTGTTTTCCAAACCAAACACCAGAGTACCTGATCAAACACATTTTTGACCACATGTGAGTCTGTTCTTATGACATGATTTGGATCACACCTAGCCATATATTTAACACATTACCTCAACTAGAAAGAATACAGCAATAAATCAGAAGCGCTCCAGAAAATCTTGGGTATAAAATCAACTTCCCCTGCCCTTTTCTGGGACACAGCTTTGATTAAAACCCGTTAGGAATGATAATTACCCCCTTCTCTTTGTTCCTGTGCTATTCCTTTTACTTCTCTCCTCTGATTCTTACATACCCACCCATCTTTCATCCAGTTGCCTCCTCCCCATCATCTCCCATTTCTTCTACAGGGGAACTCCCCCAGGTCTGGTAGCCCAAAGCTGCTGCTACAGCCGCCATGGGGGGGTGAATTCCTCATCCCCCAATACAGGTAAGTATTCACTCCTCCCTACCCTCAAATCAAGTAGGCCACATTCACTATCTACTCCTGCCTTCCCATTCACATGCCTGGTATTTCCACAGGCAACCAAGACTCCAAGCAGGGAGAACAGGAAACAAAGAATAGGTGAGGTCTAAACCCCTCCCCTAACAGCCTCCCACCACCATCTGACTCCCTAACATCACTCTTAGCCACTTCATTGCCTACTCCTAAATCTTACTGTATGAACCGGACACCAGCTCCTCCCACAATTCCTTCCACCTTACATCCTGCAAGCCCCTTTCCCCCACAGGTTCAACTCTGGTACTTCCCTTTGGAATACAGGTTCTCTGGGAGGTTTTAAATTTGGACATAGCACTAATGGTTCCAGCCTCATACCCATCATGTGTCCTACATTAAAACCTGGCCTGAGACCTTGAAGAGTCTGTaatcttaattttctctttagtaTTCCTATAACCCAGTCTCCATCTCCCCACCTACCAGGTCTGCCAGTGAGGAGCAGGCCTTGTCACAGGATGGGTCTGGGGAGAAGCCCGTGCACACAGCTCCTCCACAGGTCCCGGCCCCGGCTCCACCAGCCCAGTCCTGGACAGTGGGTGGGGACATACTCAACGCCAGGTTCATTCGAAACCTGCAGGAACGTCGCAGCACCAGGCCTTGGTGACCGCAGCCCCGTCTCACATCTTCAAAGTGTTATTTCTCCCTCACTACAGGAAAGAGCCAAAGCCCAACCCTCATAACAgatggattcattcattcattcattcattcattcattcattcattcagcaggcTTATCAGATTCAAGTCATTTGTATCTTTTAACCAGAccaataaaagtatttatttttatcacaagAGCGCTTGGAAAACTTGACTCATTATTTCAGCCACCTCACCCCTCACTGTCGTTGCACCCGGTTCAGGCTTCAGCCGTTTTTGCTCAGCTTTTTGCTCAAAGGCCTCAGCTGTGAATACAGCGCTGGGCGGAGAGGTGGGGGGGTAGGtggggggggttgggggggaaaaaaaaaatgctaacttgCGCAAGCGCACTCAGGCAGCCTCCGAGCCCGCGGGCGCAGGCGCGCTTACTGCCGACAGAGCGCTTCAGCCGCTTCCCTCGAGCCCGCAGTGCGCAAGCGCGCGACATCTCCGtttccctccctcagccccttccCCCCCTTCCCCCCCCGTCCCGGCCTCCTTTCCCCTTCACGAAGCCGGCTCCGGGGCGCGCTCACCCCTGTGAGGAGGCCGGAGGCCGGACTCAGAGGCTCCCTCTCCACTCCCGGAAGATCATGTACCAGCCCAGCCGGGGTGCGGCCCGGCGTCTCGGCCCTTGCCTCCGCGCCTACCAGGCTCGACCCCAGGTGAGAGCGGAGCAGAagctggagggaggagagggggcgGGGAGAGACCCTCCTCAGAGCCGGTGCGTGGGGCGGAGCGCGCGCTGGGTTCCGCGCAGGCGCAGAGACACCCACCGCCCCTTCCCACCTGTGCCCTGCAGCGCGTGGACGGGCTAGGGGTCGCGGGAGCGGGAGGGATTCACTGCCGGCCTGGCGCGTAAGGACTTCGGTCCTCCCAGGTTTGAGGGCGGACAGACGGGGTCAAGGCCAGGCAGCGGGGCGCGTCTGCGTTGCGCCCGACTCCGCGGTTACCTGTGCCTAGAGGTGATTTGAAGGGCAGGGGCGGAGAGATTCGCAGCCCGGCCGCGGCGCCGTCCCGGAGTTCCTCGGCCCAGACCAGACCCGCGGGGCGCCTTCAGCAGCCCGCGCGTCTTGCACTCGGAGAGCGGTCCGGGCAGGAAGGCCGGCCAGTGTGCACCCTCTTCGGGCCCCTGCGCCggggctggcaagatggccacgCCCCCAGCAGAGACGGCGCCTCTGGGACACCGTTGGGGACCGAGGTACCCGAGCGGGCCGCCCGCCTTCCCTGGAGTGAGACGGTCCCCTGGGTGGTTCCTTGGGAGCGGAGGGACTCGGGTGAGGCCTGACTTTGGGTGACCTCCCCTTGCAGTTTCAACGTCGGTAAACCCAGGAGAATGAAGGCCAGCCTTTAACTGTCTCCTGAGGTTGTGTCTGTCATTAAAGGGGCCCAAAATGATAATAGCTTCCATTTATGTACTGCTTTCTAGCTCGCTACGTTTTGtttacattcattatttcatataGGCCTCATAACTCAGTGAGGTTTTATTGTCCTGGTTTATAGGACATTTGTAGGAAGCGGAGGCATAGGGAATGAGAATGCCTGAAGTTACATGATAGAACTAGAATTCAGATTCCTAGCTTCAGCtggatattcttttttctctgtacaTTTGCCTCGCACACTTAATCATGGAGACGTATAGGCCACAGCATTTAATCCACAGTACAATAAAACCTGTTATTCTTTCACTCATCAAGTATGTATTAGATGATTCTTGAGATAAGAGAGGTGAAACTGCCCCCAgttttggaatctttttttttttttgaaacggagtctcgctctgtcaaccaggctgaagtgcagtggcaccatctcggctcactgaaacctccgtgtcctgcgttcaagcgattcttctgcctcagcctcccgagtagctgggactacaggcacgagccaccacacccggctcatttttttgtatttttaatagagacggggtgtcaccatattggccaagctggtctcgaactcctagacctcgtgttctgcccgcctcggcctcccaaagtgctgggattacaggtgtgaaccaccacgcccggtccagTGTTGGAATCTTAAGGAATTCTGGCCGGTcgcggtggatcatgaggtcaagagatgaaaaccatcctggccaacatggtgaaaccccatttctactaaaaatacaaaaactagctgggggtggtggcgctcgcctgtagtcccagctactcgggaggctgatgcaggagaatcacttgaacccgggagacaagagtttgcagtgagctgagattgcgccactgcattccagcctggcgacagagcgagacgccatctcaaaataataaaatggtttcctcctgttttcagtagagatggagatgAATCCATCCCTTTTTTCCTATAGTAATTCCATCCTTTCTGTCAGGAGGAATAGGTATTGGAAGCCTGTTGAGCATCCAAGGGATGAAGGGGTGTTAGGCAAGTGGATTCTtatctttttcccttttgttctgTCTCCTTAGGACCAGCTTTATCCAGGGACTCTACCATTCCCACCCCTTTGGCCCCACTCCACGACAACCACTTCCCCATCATCTCCTCTACTCTGGTCTCCCCTGCCCCCGCGCCTTCCCACCCAGCGTCCTCCCCAGGTTCCCCCACTGCCTCTCCCTCAGATCCAGGCCCTCAGCTCAGCATGGGTGGTTCTCCCTCCAGGAAAGGGGGAGGAGGGACCAGGACCTGAGTTGCATAGCGGCTGCCTGGACGGGCTTAGAA
This is a stretch of genomic DNA from Rhinopithecus roxellana isolate Shanxi Qingling chromosome 4, ASM756505v1, whole genome shotgun sequence. It encodes these proteins:
- the C4H6orf136 gene encoding LOW QUALITY PROTEIN: uncharacterized protein C6orf136 homolog (The sequence of the model RefSeq protein was modified relative to this genomic sequence to represent the inferred CDS: inserted 3 bases in 2 codons; deleted 2 bases in 1 codon), producing the protein MLTCASALRQPPSPRAQARLLPTERFSRFPRARSAQARDISVSLPQPLPPLPPPSRPPFPFTKPAPGRAHPCEEAGGRTQRLPLHSRKIMYQPSRGAARRLGPCLRAYQARPQVSGAEAGGRRGGGERPSSEPVRGAERALGSAQAQRHPPPLPTCALQRVDGLGVAGAGGIHCRPXRVRTSVLPGLRADRRGQGQAAGRVCVAPDXPRLPVPRGDLKGRGGEIRSPAAAPSRSSSAQTRPAGRLQQPARLALGERSGQEGRPVCTLFGPLRRGWQDGHAPSRDGASGTPLGTEDQLYPGTLPFPPLWPHSTTTTSPSSPLLWSPLPPRLPTQRPPQVPPLPLPQIQALSSAWVVLPPGKGEEGPGPELHSGCLDGLRSLFEGPPCPYPGAWIPFQVPGTAHPSPATPSGDPSMEEHLSVMYERLRLELPKLFLQSHDYSLYSLDVEFINEILNIHTKGRTWYILSLTLCRVLAWNYFAHLRLEVLQLTRHPENWTLQARWRLIGLPVHLLFLRFYKRDKDELYRTYDAYSTFYLNSSGLICRHRLDKLMPSHSPPTPVKKLLVGALVALGLSEPEPDLNLCSKP
- the ATAT1 gene encoding alpha-tubulin N-acetyltransferase 1 isoform X3, which gives rise to MEFPFDVDALFPERITVLDQHLRPPARRPGTTTPARVDLQQQIMTIIDELGKASAKAQNLSAPITSASRMQSNRHVVYILKDSSGRPAGKGAIIGFIKVGYKKLFVLDDREAHNEVEPLCILDFYIHESVQRHGHGRELFQYMLQKERVEPHQLAIDRPSQKLLKFLNKHYNLETTVPQVNNFVIFEGFFAHQHRPPAPSLRATRHSRAAAIDPTPTAPARKLPPKRAEGDIKPYSSSDREFLKVAVEPPWPLNRAPRRATPPAHPPPRSSSLGNSPERGPLRPFVPEQELLRSLRLCPPHPTARLLLAADPGGSPAQRRRTRGTPPGLVAQSCCYSRHGGVNSSSPNTGNQDSKQGEQETKNRSASEEQALSQDGSGEKPVHTAPPQVPAPAPPAQSWTVGGDILNARFIRNLQERRSTRPW
- the ATAT1 gene encoding alpha-tubulin N-acetyltransferase 1 isoform X7; its protein translation is MWLTRPFCFLTITLREEGVYHLESVDLQQQIMTIIDELGKASAKAQNLSAPITSASRMQSNRHVVYILKDSSGRPAGKGAIIGFIKVGYKKLFVLDDREAHNEVEPLCILDFYIHESVQRHGHGRELFQYMLQKERVEPHQLAIDRPSQKLLKFLNKHYNLETTVPQVNNFVIFEGFFAHQHRPPAPSLRATRHSRAAAIDPTPTAPARKLPPKRAEGDIKPYSSSDREFLKVAVEPPWPLNRAPRRATPPAHPPPRSSSLGNSPERGPLRPFVPEQELLRSLRLCPPHPTARLLLAADPGGSPAQRRRTRGTPPGLVAQSCCYSRHGGVNSSSPNTGNQDSKQGEQETKNRSASEEQALSQDGSGEKPVHTAPPQVPAPAPPAQSWTVGGDILNARFIRNLQERRSTRPW
- the ATAT1 gene encoding alpha-tubulin N-acetyltransferase 1 isoform X1; this encodes MEFPFDVDALFPERITVLDQHLRPPARRPGTTTPARVDLQQQIMTIIDELGKASAKAQNLSAPITSASRMQSNRHVVYILKDSSGRPAGKGAIIGFIKVGYKKLFVLDDREAHNEVEPLCILDFYIHESVQRHGHGRELFQYMLQKERVEPHQLAIDRPSQKLLKFLNKHYNLETTVPQVNNFVIFEGFFAHQHRPPAPSLRATRHSRAAAIDPTPTAPARKLPPKRAEGDIKPYSSSDREFLKVAVEPPWPLNRAPRRATPPAHPPPRSSSLGNSPERGPLRPFVPEQELLRSLRLCPPHPTARLLLAADPGGSPAQRRRTRGTPPGLVAQSCCYSRHGGVNSSSPNTGKYSLLPTLKSSRPHSLSTPAFPFTCLVFPQATKTPSRENRKQRIGLPVRSRPCHRMGLGRSPCTQLLHRSRPRLHQPSPGQWVGTYSTPGSFETCRNVAAPGLGDRSPVSHLQSVISPSLQERAKAQPS
- the ATAT1 gene encoding alpha-tubulin N-acetyltransferase 1 isoform X2 yields the protein MEFPFDVDALFPERITVLDQHLRPPARRPGTTTPARVDLQQQIMTIIDELGKASAKAQNLSAPITSASRMQSNRHVVYILKDSSGRPAGKGAIIGFIKVGYKKLFVLDDREAHNEVEPLCILDFYIHESVQRHGHGRELFQYMLQKERVEPHQLAIDRPSQKLLKFLNKHYNLETTVPQVNNFVIFEGFFAHQHPPARKLPPKRAEGDIKPYSSSDREFLKVAVEPPWPLNRAPRRATPPAHPPPRSSSLGNSPERGPLRPFVPEQELLRSLRLCPPHPTARLLLAADPGGSPAQRRRTRGTPPGLVAQSCCYSRHGGVNSSSPNTGKYSLLPTLKSSRPHSLSTPAFPFTCLVFPQATKTPSRENRKQRIGLPVRSRPCHRMGLGRSPCTQLLHRSRPRLHQPSPGQWVGTYSTPGSFETCRNVAAPGLGDRSPVSHLQSVISPSLQERAKAQPS